Proteins co-encoded in one Ruegeria sp. HKCCD4315 genomic window:
- a CDS encoding DUF805 domain-containing protein — protein MGFGEAVKTCFSKYFQFSGRALRSEYWWFFLFVVVVSAGLAVLDTIIFGTNPETGQGSRVLSSVFQLAVLIPMLAAGWRRLHDTGRPGWYLLLPMALSITTLFVMLGGVAFFSVLEQGTENPDALRGPAAVLGVTGIVVVSILQLVLSILMIWWLTRPSQEGANEYGEPVS, from the coding sequence ATGGGATTTGGTGAAGCCGTTAAAACGTGTTTCTCGAAGTACTTCCAGTTCTCCGGCCGGGCTTTACGCTCAGAATATTGGTGGTTCTTCTTGTTTGTGGTTGTCGTGAGTGCTGGTTTAGCTGTGCTGGATACGATCATATTCGGGACCAACCCTGAAACAGGGCAGGGATCTCGGGTTCTGTCCTCTGTTTTCCAACTGGCCGTTCTCATACCTATGCTGGCCGCCGGTTGGCGGAGGCTGCATGATACAGGACGACCTGGCTGGTATTTGCTGCTGCCGATGGCGCTCAGCATTACAACGCTTTTTGTTATGCTGGGTGGGGTAGCGTTCTTTTCAGTATTGGAGCAAGGGACCGAAAACCCCGATGCATTGCGAGGACCTGCGGCCGTCCTGGGTGTGACCGGTATCGTTGTTGTCTCAATCCTTCAATTGGTTCTGTCCATTCTGATGATCTGGTGGCTGACACGACCCTCCCAAGAAGGCGCAAACGAATACGGCGAACCTGTTTCCTGA
- a CDS encoding DUF2779 domain-containing protein, translating to MLSKSDYMMFLRHPAWLWIKKHARHLLPPIDPSLQARFDEGHAFEPYAEELFGDLVRLGFSDFSEYQALPARTLEAWRNGANAVAQGRYEDGTITCISDIVSRNCDGYVLTEIKSGTSAKPEHTFDLAFQRVVLEAAGFPITRCEVAHVNRDYVRNGEINPQELVGITDITDAVTEHLEKTRTRIDQALSVVASGTMPDPSPERARLKSYGEWLEIREKLDPPLAHDSIHRLPFMNAEKASELIANGTTKIDEISDPSVLGKSTQRYLRAVANGERTIDHQELSRFLSEIVYPVHYFDYETSQSLLPPWDGTRPYQQVAFQYSLHIQHEPGGEIEHREYLHRDASNPMPALLKRLREDIGNVGSVVVWYAPFEKSRNTEMAETYPEHAEFLEGLNARVVDLMKPFADEVINDPAFKGSASIKAVLPAFLPELSYDDLDIKEGASASRLWKDVTLAEPGDPAREKVYSDLVAYCTRDTWAMVAIHRELLAM from the coding sequence ATGCTATCCAAATCAGATTACATGATGTTTCTCAGGCACCCTGCCTGGCTATGGATCAAGAAGCACGCCAGGCATCTGTTGCCGCCGATTGACCCCTCATTGCAAGCGCGCTTTGACGAGGGGCACGCGTTTGAGCCTTATGCAGAGGAGCTTTTTGGTGATCTCGTTCGCCTCGGTTTTTCAGATTTTTCAGAATACCAGGCTCTGCCCGCGCGTACTTTGGAGGCTTGGAGAAACGGTGCAAACGCAGTGGCGCAGGGACGCTATGAAGATGGAACCATAACTTGCATCTCCGACATCGTGAGCCGCAATTGCGATGGGTACGTTCTGACAGAGATCAAGAGCGGAACATCTGCAAAGCCCGAACACACTTTTGATCTCGCATTCCAGCGTGTCGTGCTTGAGGCGGCCGGGTTCCCCATTACGCGCTGCGAAGTGGCACATGTGAACCGTGATTACGTCAGAAACGGCGAAATCAATCCGCAAGAGCTTGTCGGCATCACTGACATCACGGACGCGGTGACTGAGCACCTCGAAAAAACACGCACGCGTATCGATCAGGCATTGAGCGTCGTTGCCAGCGGTACGATGCCTGATCCGTCCCCCGAACGTGCGCGCCTTAAATCCTATGGTGAATGGCTGGAGATCCGCGAAAAACTCGACCCACCTCTCGCGCATGACAGTATCCACCGCCTTCCGTTCATGAATGCGGAAAAAGCCTCGGAACTCATCGCAAATGGGACCACAAAGATTGACGAGATCAGTGATCCATCTGTGTTAGGCAAGTCGACACAGCGCTACTTGAGAGCAGTGGCGAACGGTGAACGCACAATCGATCATCAGGAGTTAAGCAGGTTTCTGAGCGAGATTGTCTATCCGGTTCACTATTTTGACTACGAGACATCTCAGAGTTTGCTGCCACCCTGGGACGGAACGCGTCCCTATCAGCAAGTGGCTTTCCAGTATTCCTTGCATATCCAGCATGAGCCTGGCGGAGAAATTGAGCACAGGGAGTATCTCCACCGAGACGCCAGTAACCCAATGCCAGCCTTGCTGAAAAGGCTTCGTGAGGACATAGGAAACGTTGGCTCTGTAGTGGTTTGGTATGCTCCGTTCGAGAAATCGCGCAATACGGAAATGGCGGAAACTTATCCAGAGCATGCAGAGTTCCTGGAAGGCCTAAACGCCCGCGTTGTAGATCTTATGAAGCCGTTTGCAGATGAAGTGATCAACGATCCCGCGTTCAAGGGAAGCGCCTCTATCAAGGCCGTTCTTCCAGCGTTTTTGCCAGAACTTTCATACGATGATCTGGACATCAAAGAGGGGGCGAGCGCGTCTCGCCTTTGGAAGGATGTAACACTGGCCGAACCGGGTGATCCAGCGCGCGAGAAGGTATATTCTGATCTTGTTGCGTATTGTACGCGCGACACCTGGGCGATGGTCGCAATTCATCGGGAATTGCTGGCGATGTGA
- a CDS encoding autotransporter outer membrane beta-barrel domain-containing protein — translation MTNNRPFPLSRIAQLITLANIAFVILAYLMSPTKVQAQSSQACVELGSPRNEYASGSESTRGNQTISTTERTCLPIPNGPITGLTIGNSSITSSGEIELYVPGQSIVSSNASVLTLLNVDVAAGSGDFVSREALATNINGKLRVNLIGTSIGSGRSMTFAPFNGANIDPTEVYFQSDRPLTYDNLTVMGATEVVFGAYYIQTRVAEASDFTLTNSSISSTSDMTIAAGTTVRLDAASSLNTVNFENFGTLAGTGTVNAFNFTVKNGGVLSPGFSIGTLNNSGGIAFETGSRILSEVDPTAGQKADLVSSSGPVTGINRATIQVDAARPGLTAQDYAAGNDYTVFQASRFDGNSPTLVAGGSLPALSNLSISNTPTADGRIDIAFSTLPVSSLPQHPSVVGSPNASNLAGAVANTTNTSPGTNLTNGSTLGNTVNTLTNSGLAAFNRVHAEPYSSNLTVGLEQLDLITNTVLSHADCRKYQAVGFSNADQPVAEGDIDSAQSPSGAIDCSDRRWWIDTAYVSGDVDGSNGLGTFDYSLGTILVGADVASTDRGVVGVYAGFGTSSMDEHDQVDQDFSTDSYHVGVYGRTTTGTWEFSGLVGYMFGETDAKRNNPSVDGFTGGEAKSDLDQEGIHAGIQARKLFNLDSGARVSTVFGLNYGRIQQGSGTETGGGDFNYSIEKANAESLVASIGIDYQRDFLTENGVLTPIAFARYEYDFFANKDSEHEITVTSPIFGTFTQVGQNRGANGFVLGLGLGYQISDLARLTAGYGYSVRSNGQEHGLGANLSVRF, via the coding sequence GTGACAAACAATAGGCCGTTCCCACTAAGTCGAATTGCTCAGCTCATCACTCTGGCGAATATCGCATTCGTAATTTTGGCTTATTTGATGTCGCCAACCAAAGTACAAGCCCAAAGCTCACAGGCCTGCGTGGAATTGGGTTCTCCTAGAAATGAGTACGCTTCTGGATCTGAAAGCACTCGCGGTAATCAAACAATCTCAACGACGGAACGCACGTGTCTGCCGATCCCAAACGGACCCATTACAGGACTTACAATTGGAAACTCCTCGATCACGTCCTCAGGTGAAATTGAGTTGTATGTTCCTGGCCAAAGTATCGTTTCAAGCAATGCTTCAGTTTTAACTCTTCTGAATGTTGATGTCGCCGCAGGCAGCGGAGACTTTGTATCCCGGGAAGCGTTGGCAACAAACATCAACGGGAAGCTCAGAGTAAACCTCATTGGAACTTCGATTGGTTCCGGCAGATCAATGACGTTCGCTCCCTTCAACGGCGCGAATATCGACCCCACGGAAGTCTACTTCCAGTCCGACCGCCCGCTAACCTATGACAACCTTACCGTTATGGGAGCGACCGAAGTCGTTTTTGGGGCCTACTATATTCAGACTCGGGTTGCTGAGGCTTCTGATTTCACGCTGACGAATAGTTCGATTTCTTCAACCAGTGACATGACGATAGCGGCAGGCACGACCGTTCGGCTCGATGCAGCAAGCAGTTTGAACACCGTAAACTTTGAGAATTTTGGCACGCTGGCCGGAACGGGAACCGTGAACGCATTCAACTTCACAGTTAAGAACGGAGGGGTGCTTTCGCCGGGCTTTTCAATTGGTACGCTTAACAATAGTGGCGGTATCGCCTTTGAAACTGGGTCAAGGATCTTAAGTGAAGTCGATCCGACGGCCGGTCAGAAAGCCGATTTGGTGTCATCCAGCGGGCCCGTTACAGGGATTAACCGCGCCACTATACAAGTCGATGCCGCTCGTCCCGGCCTGACTGCGCAGGACTATGCTGCTGGCAACGACTACACGGTTTTTCAAGCCTCGCGTTTCGACGGAAACTCCCCAACTCTTGTTGCCGGGGGATCTCTGCCCGCCCTATCCAATCTGAGTATCTCAAACACGCCAACCGCAGACGGTAGAATCGACATAGCGTTTTCGACCCTCCCCGTCTCGAGTTTACCACAACATCCATCAGTTGTTGGATCTCCCAATGCAAGCAACCTTGCTGGTGCGGTGGCTAACACCACAAACACGTCACCTGGAACTAATCTGACCAATGGCTCAACCTTGGGTAATACCGTTAACACGCTTACCAATTCAGGTTTGGCTGCGTTTAATCGTGTGCACGCAGAACCCTATTCCTCCAATTTGACCGTTGGGCTTGAGCAACTTGACCTGATAACCAACACTGTGCTGAGCCATGCTGACTGCCGCAAGTATCAAGCGGTTGGCTTCAGCAATGCGGATCAACCCGTTGCAGAAGGCGACATCGACTCGGCCCAGAGCCCGAGCGGCGCAATAGACTGCTCTGATCGGCGCTGGTGGATCGACACGGCCTATGTGAGCGGGGACGTTGATGGAAGCAATGGCCTTGGGACATTCGACTATTCGCTGGGTACGATTTTGGTCGGAGCGGATGTCGCAAGCACCGATAGAGGTGTGGTCGGCGTGTACGCAGGTTTTGGGACATCCTCCATGGATGAACACGATCAAGTCGATCAGGACTTTTCGACCGACAGCTATCATGTGGGCGTCTATGGGCGCACAACAACCGGAACTTGGGAGTTCTCCGGGCTGGTCGGTTACATGTTCGGTGAAACCGACGCCAAGCGAAATAACCCTTCTGTCGATGGCTTTACGGGAGGCGAGGCAAAGTCTGATTTGGACCAAGAGGGCATCCATGCCGGTATCCAGGCACGGAAGCTGTTTAACCTGGACAGCGGTGCAAGGGTTTCCACGGTTTTTGGATTGAACTACGGGCGTATTCAACAAGGTTCAGGCACAGAGACGGGCGGTGGTGATTTCAATTACTCGATTGAAAAAGCGAACGCAGAATCGCTGGTCGCTTCTATTGGAATTGACTACCAGCGGGATTTCTTGACAGAGAATGGTGTGCTAACCCCAATCGCCTTTGCTCGTTACGAGTATGATTTTTTTGCCAACAAGGACAGTGAACACGAAATCACTGTCACGAGCCCGATATTTGGGACATTCACGCAAGTCGGACAAAACCGAGGCGCCAATGGTTTCGTTCTTGGGCTTGGACTGGGCTATCAGATTTCTGATCTGGCAAGACTAACGGCAGGATATGGCTATTCTGTTCGCTCCAATGGCCAAGAACATGGCCTAGGCGCGAATTTAAGTGTTCGGTTCTGA
- a CDS encoding metallophosphoesterase yields MDVIVISDLNGSYGSVRYDARVDKAIERIIEIDPDLVISTGDMVAGQRIPNLSDKQVREMWKAFHEAVSDPLEAAGIPFAVTPGNHDASAYRGFERERKIYAEEWTPRKPDVDFLVSDDYPFFYAFEMQGITFASLDATTLGPLSGDQQDRLKELGSDGDPIVTFSHLPLWPFAIQREREIIGDPTLEKIYLESGVVLHLSGHHHAFYPGWKDGVAYVSQACLGGGPRRLIGSKARSPHSFTHVTFQPNGEFGIAVYRGPDFERSVNFKSLPKEIRSPNAVLKRLDLVK; encoded by the coding sequence TTGGATGTCATCGTCATATCGGATCTGAACGGAAGCTATGGTTCGGTACGATACGATGCCCGCGTCGACAAAGCGATTGAGCGGATAATCGAGATTGATCCCGATTTGGTGATTTCGACCGGAGATATGGTAGCGGGACAGCGCATTCCCAACTTGTCAGACAAACAGGTCAGGGAGATGTGGAAGGCGTTTCACGAGGCCGTATCAGATCCTTTAGAGGCTGCCGGCATTCCATTTGCGGTCACGCCAGGAAACCATGATGCCTCTGCGTACCGTGGGTTCGAGCGTGAAAGAAAAATATACGCAGAGGAATGGACACCAAGAAAGCCAGACGTCGACTTCCTGGTTTCAGATGACTACCCGTTCTTCTACGCATTTGAGATGCAGGGCATTACGTTTGCGTCTTTGGATGCTACGACCTTAGGGCCGCTATCCGGTGATCAGCAGGACCGCCTAAAGGAACTGGGTTCAGACGGAGACCCGATTGTCACTTTCAGTCACCTCCCACTTTGGCCGTTCGCAATCCAGCGCGAACGCGAAATCATCGGTGACCCAACACTTGAAAAAATCTATTTGGAAAGCGGTGTCGTTCTGCATCTGTCAGGCCACCATCATGCTTTCTATCCCGGTTGGAAAGACGGTGTAGCTTACGTCTCCCAAGCTTGTTTGGGAGGTGGCCCGCGACGGCTTATCGGCTCAAAAGCCAGATCGCCTCACAGCTTCACTCATGTTACGTTCCAGCCAAACGGAGAGTTTGGGATAGCAGTATATCGAGGCCCTGATTTCGAAAGGTCGGTAAACTTCAAGTCGCTCCCGAAAGAGATCAGATCCCCGAATGCGGTGTTGAAACGCTTAGACCTTGTGAAATGA
- a CDS encoding adenylate/guanylate cyclase domain-containing protein, translating into MIRSSPELLAVSRRWYEILRTKKNTDELQDFLSQADELRFVGTGEGEFWSGQAVRDGVSGFFAEIPAPVVFEEVEAEAFENGETGWSSFVHKIQFVGFDEAVFYRTVLIFVLEGAAWKIINRHASVPTPNIELVGKEQLAIQKLVDAAREDGPELIQTEGLASVLFTDVEGSTTLAEALGDQRWSVLIENHFQVLAAIIEKYHGQFVKSLGDGTLSVFPSAKEALTAAIKIQGAIASASEEPSFGVRIGIHTGDVVQSRGDFFGTVVNKASRITTVGVAGEILVSDATRAMVGARTDFSFSEIEPRLLKGLRGHHVLYRLEWQD; encoded by the coding sequence ATGATACGTTCCTCACCTGAGCTGCTGGCGGTTTCGAGGCGTTGGTATGAAATACTCAGAACCAAAAAGAATACTGACGAGTTGCAGGATTTTCTGTCGCAAGCAGATGAACTAAGGTTCGTTGGCACAGGCGAAGGTGAGTTTTGGAGCGGGCAAGCAGTTCGCGATGGGGTTAGCGGATTTTTTGCGGAGATCCCGGCACCCGTCGTTTTCGAAGAAGTTGAAGCTGAGGCCTTCGAAAACGGAGAAACAGGATGGTCATCCTTCGTCCACAAGATTCAGTTTGTCGGCTTTGATGAAGCCGTCTTTTACCGCACCGTCCTGATTTTTGTCCTGGAGGGAGCAGCCTGGAAGATCATCAATCGCCACGCTTCAGTGCCAACTCCAAATATTGAACTCGTGGGTAAAGAGCAGCTGGCCATCCAAAAACTGGTTGATGCTGCGCGCGAAGATGGACCCGAGCTGATCCAAACCGAAGGTTTGGCTTCAGTACTTTTCACTGATGTGGAGGGCAGCACAACGTTGGCGGAGGCGTTGGGCGATCAGCGTTGGTCGGTGCTGATCGAAAACCACTTCCAAGTCTTGGCGGCGATCATTGAAAAGTATCATGGCCAGTTCGTGAAATCCCTCGGAGACGGAACGTTGTCCGTCTTTCCGTCCGCGAAAGAAGCACTAACGGCCGCCATCAAGATTCAGGGGGCCATTGCATCGGCTTCCGAGGAGCCATCTTTCGGTGTTCGGATTGGGATTCATACAGGTGATGTCGTGCAATCTCGTGGAGATTTTTTCGGTACTGTGGTCAATAAAGCGTCACGCATAACGACCGTTGGTGTGGCAGGCGAGATACTCGTTTCAGATGCGACTCGTGCCATGGTCGGAGCGCGAACCGATTTCTCATTTTCTGAAATAGAACCCAGACTCCTGAAAGGTCTACGCGGTCACCACGTCTTGTATCGGTTGGAGTGGCAAGATTGA
- a CDS encoding DUF3955 domain-containing protein produces the protein MTKLRLFGIVILFLAALCGLSEHLFYGGVDPNGVLQESFFLPLTFILAAIGIVVLVASLFQSRRD, from the coding sequence ATGACCAAACTTCGCCTTTTTGGTATCGTCATCCTTTTCCTTGCAGCACTATGTGGGCTTTCAGAGCATCTGTTTTATGGCGGTGTCGACCCAAACGGCGTTCTGCAAGAAAGCTTCTTTTTGCCGCTGACTTTCATTCTCGCAGCAATTGGCATCGTTGTGCTCGTAGCTTCTTTGTTCCAATCGCGGCGTGACTGA
- a CDS encoding 2-keto-4-pentenoate hydratase — protein MTRDIEANAQKIADALTSTHHISPLSSEAGQLTLDDAYSIASRVRELRGKKRVGRKVGFTNRTIWPVYGVDQPIWGEVHADGLFSTDQPVSLARYSEPRIEPEIVLGLGYAPTAEMNNEQLAGCVDWVAPGFEIVQSIFPDWKFSVEDSIAAQGLHGCLVLGDKIAATHDVLIGLAEVPLALFKGTEAIESGKGENALGGPIEVLAHLVSVLSEADQLQGGELVTTGTLTDAWPVSPGEEWSAGFGGVMDTELSVRFT, from the coding sequence ATGACAAGAGATATTGAAGCTAACGCTCAGAAAATCGCCGATGCCCTGACCTCTACCCATCATATATCTCCACTGTCCTCAGAGGCAGGACAGCTAACGCTGGATGACGCTTATTCGATTGCAAGTCGCGTCCGAGAGCTTCGGGGCAAAAAGAGAGTCGGCCGAAAAGTCGGCTTCACGAACCGCACAATTTGGCCTGTTTATGGTGTGGATCAACCCATTTGGGGAGAGGTCCACGCAGATGGTCTGTTTTCGACTGATCAGCCGGTAAGTTTGGCAAGGTATTCAGAACCGAGAATCGAGCCAGAAATCGTACTAGGCCTTGGCTATGCCCCGACGGCTGAAATGAACAATGAACAGTTGGCAGGTTGCGTGGATTGGGTTGCCCCGGGATTTGAAATTGTTCAATCGATTTTTCCCGACTGGAAATTCTCAGTCGAAGATTCAATCGCAGCACAAGGATTGCACGGCTGCCTTGTTCTTGGCGACAAAATCGCGGCGACGCATGATGTTTTGATCGGCTTGGCCGAAGTGCCACTAGCATTGTTCAAGGGCACAGAGGCCATCGAGTCCGGCAAAGGCGAAAACGCGCTTGGAGGCCCAATTGAAGTCCTGGCTCATCTTGTGTCTGTGCTCTCCGAAGCCGACCAGCTTCAGGGAGGCGAGCTGGTTACAACCGGTACTTTGACAGACGCATGGCCAGTGTCTCCGGGTGAAGAATGGTCAGCTGGTTTTGGTGGCGTGATGGACACCGAGCTATCGGTACGATTTACATGA
- a CDS encoding SdiA-regulated domain-containing protein, with amino-acid sequence MSEHKLLRSKLGFSRCFPKLGTLASFASATVAFLAWIELAHAESPGLTLIDSFKVADKSEGFSEPSGLSLSNAEGFLWSVSDAEPKLHLLGIDGALGNSFKLPSLAGSDLEGVASRKDGSVLVLQETDRSILVVHPTDPIQLTTIPLTSLKGYSDASEFLVGNPLNKGPEGIAVDPESGRVFVGIEGQPRLLMVLSPELDEIVEIIPLARDAGFISERVDDNELDLSGLAWSRSSRSLWIVSDKSRQIFVYNPKSKSVKSISLTFSEDGKQKEVKHPEGIALDETKGLLYILTDDAKKSRLYVFNIPKF; translated from the coding sequence ATGTCAGAACACAAGCTGCTTCGGTCGAAACTTGGGTTTTCACGGTGCTTCCCCAAGCTTGGAACACTAGCTTCTTTTGCAAGCGCTACTGTTGCATTTCTGGCATGGATCGAGCTCGCCCACGCCGAGAGCCCCGGTTTGACTCTCATCGACTCCTTCAAGGTGGCGGATAAATCGGAAGGCTTCTCGGAGCCTTCCGGATTGTCTCTGTCCAACGCGGAAGGCTTCTTATGGTCAGTAAGCGACGCTGAACCTAAACTGCACCTACTTGGAATCGACGGGGCATTAGGAAACTCATTCAAGCTGCCTTCATTGGCGGGATCAGATCTGGAGGGCGTCGCATCACGAAAAGATGGGTCTGTTTTAGTACTTCAGGAAACTGATCGATCAATTCTAGTCGTTCACCCGACAGACCCCATTCAACTAACTACAATCCCTCTCACATCTCTCAAAGGCTACTCGGACGCCTCTGAATTTCTCGTCGGCAACCCTTTGAACAAGGGACCCGAAGGCATCGCCGTTGACCCGGAATCTGGGCGGGTCTTTGTTGGCATTGAGGGACAACCAAGGTTGTTAATGGTGTTATCGCCAGAACTAGACGAAATTGTTGAGATTATTCCTTTAGCCCGCGATGCAGGTTTTATCTCCGAGCGTGTAGATGATAATGAACTGGATTTGAGTGGCCTGGCATGGTCTCGGTCCTCGCGTTCACTTTGGATTGTGAGTGACAAAAGCCGTCAGATCTTCGTCTACAATCCAAAATCCAAGTCAGTAAAGTCTATCAGTTTGACGTTCTCAGAAGATGGCAAACAAAAGGAAGTTAAACATCCCGAAGGGATCGCTCTCGATGAGACCAAAGGGCTTCTCTACATCCTGACAGACGATGCCAAGAAATCGCGGCTCTATGTTTTTAATATCCCCAAATTTTGA